The following proteins come from a genomic window of Acetivibrio cellulolyticus CD2:
- a CDS encoding amino acid adenylation domain-containing protein, whose amino-acid sequence MFSSAIFLLDEAAKKYGNSIAIQDNDKVITYKEYQNLSLALATGLLKNNNNSNQSQQIAVFLPKSYRNIVSFMGILYSGNTYVPIDYNMPIPRLKKIFENLLPKYIITDSKNLDVIKSLDLPDSEVLLFDSLINSTIDRNLIDNRLEEVIDTEPIYIMYTSGSTGVPKGVVITHRGVLDYADWVVETFDINENTVMGNQAPFHFDNSVVDIYGCLRAGAKLVIIPEVFFQYPVKLPEYINENNINFIFWVPTVIINVANSGILKEIQMPKLEKVLFCGEVMPNKQLNMWRQTHPNILYANLYGPTEITDVCTYYVIDRDFSDMDPLPIGIPCKNTNVLIITEDNTEAKPEEIGELCVLGSGLALGYFKEPVLTEKAFMQNPLNTKYPQRIYRTGDLVYKDKNGLIEYVGRKDSQIKHKGNRIELGEIETIAKGLEDIRNMCVLYDYDLKEIVMFAELDLNSNIESMKKNIIRKLRGMLPGYMIPSKIISMEKLPLNANGKIDRTYLKKLLGSGNDGA is encoded by the coding sequence ATGTTTTCTTCGGCGATATTTTTACTAGATGAGGCCGCAAAAAAATATGGAAATAGCATTGCTATACAAGATAATGATAAAGTTATAACATATAAGGAATATCAAAATTTATCTTTGGCACTAGCTACAGGATTGTTAAAAAATAATAATAACTCTAACCAAAGTCAGCAGATAGCTGTATTTTTGCCAAAGAGTTATAGAAATATTGTTTCTTTTATGGGCATATTATACAGCGGAAATACGTATGTTCCAATAGATTATAATATGCCGATACCCAGGCTTAAGAAGATATTTGAGAATTTACTTCCTAAATATATTATTACTGATTCTAAAAACTTGGATGTGATTAAGTCATTAGATTTGCCTGATAGTGAAGTACTTCTATTTGATAGTTTAATAAATTCAACGATTGATCGTAATTTAATTGATAATAGACTAGAAGAGGTAATTGATACCGAACCGATTTACATTATGTACACTTCTGGTTCCACTGGTGTACCTAAAGGGGTGGTTATTACCCACAGAGGAGTTTTAGATTACGCGGATTGGGTGGTTGAAACCTTCGATATTAATGAAAATACAGTTATGGGGAATCAGGCTCCTTTCCATTTTGATAATTCTGTAGTAGATATTTATGGATGTTTAAGAGCTGGTGCAAAACTCGTTATTATCCCAGAGGTATTTTTTCAATATCCTGTGAAATTGCCCGAGTATATAAATGAAAATAACATAAATTTTATTTTTTGGGTACCTACAGTAATAATTAACGTTGCCAATTCTGGAATTTTAAAAGAGATACAAATGCCTAAGCTGGAAAAGGTTTTATTTTGTGGTGAAGTTATGCCAAATAAGCAGCTTAATATGTGGAGACAGACGCATCCAAATATTTTATATGCTAATTTGTATGGCCCTACGGAAATTACCGATGTGTGTACCTATTATGTTATAGATAGGGATTTTTCGGATATGGACCCATTACCAATTGGAATCCCATGTAAGAATACTAATGTGTTAATAATAACAGAGGATAACACAGAAGCAAAACCGGAAGAAATAGGCGAATTGTGTGTGCTGGGAAGTGGTTTGGCGCTGGGGTATTTTAAAGAACCGGTTTTAACAGAAAAAGCCTTTATGCAAAATCCACTGAATACCAAATACCCTCAAAGAATATACCGGACAGGCGATTTGGTTTATAAGGATAAAAATGGTTTGATTGAATATGTAGGAAGAAAAGACAGCCAAATCAAGCATAAGGGAAATAGAATCGAACTGGGTGAAATAGAAACAATAGCGAAAGGTCTGGAAGACATTCGCAATATGTGTGTTTTGTATGATTATGATTTAAAAGAGATAGTAATGTTTGCGGAGCTTGATTTAAATAGCAATATTGAAAGCATGAAGAAAAATATAATAAGGAAACTTAGAGGAATGCTTCCGGGTTATATGATACCTTCAAAAATAATTAGCATGGAGAAGCTTCCACTAAATGCAAATGGTAAAATTGATAGAACTTATTTGAAAAAGTTGTTAGGAAGTGGGAATGATGGAGCCTAG